agacctggCCTGCAGGATTATGTCTTATTCTTTCTATGTCAACATGTACAGCAGTATTTATTTCCTGACCGTGCTGAGTGTTGTGCGTTTCCTGGCAACGGTTCACCCCTTTCGGCTTCTGCATGTCACCAGCATCAGGACTGCCTGGATCCTCTGTGGGATCATATGGATCCTTATCATGGCTTCCTCAATAATGCTCCTGGACAGTGGCTCTGAGCAGAAGGGCAGTGTCACATCATGCTTAGAGCTGAATCTCTATAAAATTGCTAAGCTGCAGACCATGAACTATATTGCCTTGGTGGTGGGCTTCCTGCTGCCATTTTTCACACTCAGCATCTGTTATCTGCTGATCATTCGGGTTCTGTTAAAAGTGGAGATCCCAGAATCGGGGCTGCGGGTTTCTCACAAGAAGGCACtgaccaccatcatcatcaccttgATCATCTTCTTCTTGTGTTTCCTGCCCTATCACACACTGAGGACCCTCCACTTGGCGACATGGAAAGTGGGTATATGCAAAGACAGGCTGCATAAAGCTGTGGTTATCACACTGGCCTTGGCGGCAGCCAATACCTGCTTCAATCCTCTGCTCTATTACTTTGCTGGGGAGAATTTTAAGGACAGACTAAGGTCTGCACTCAGAAAAGGCCATCCACAGAAGGCAAAGACAAAGTGTGCTTTCCCTGTTAGTGTGTGGTTGAGAAAGGAAACAAGAGTATAAGGAGTTCTTAGATGAGACCTCTTCTTGCATCCTTGTGTCCATCTTCATTCACTCATAGTCTCCAAATGACTTTGTATTTACATCATTCCCAACAAATGTTGATTCTTAATATTTAGTTGACCATTACTTTTGTTAATAAGACCTACTTCAAAAATTTTATTCAGTGTATTTTCAGTTGTTGAGTCTTAATGAGGGATACAGGAGGAAAAATCCCTACTAGAGTCCTGTGGGCTGAAATATCAGACTGGGAAAAAATGCAAAGCATATTGGATTCTACTTTTCTTCAGATATTGAACCAGATCTCTGGCCCATCAGGCTTTCTAAATTCTTCAAAACAGCCACAACTTCCCCAGCTTCTCCAGCTCTCCTGTCCTCTTCAATCCCCTGAGATATAGTCAACTAACGATGCTACTGGAAGCCCCAGAGCAGAAAAGAAGCACATGTTAAGATTCAGGGAAAGACTAACTGTGAAGAGGAAGGCTGTCCTATAACAAAGCAGCATCAAGTCCCAAGTAAGGACAGTGAGAGAAAAGAGGGGAGAAGGATTGGAGCAAAAGAGAACTGGCGATAAGTAGGGGAAGGAAGAATTTCATTTTGCATTGGGAGAGAGGTTCTAACACACTGAAGGCAACACTATTTCTACTGTTTCTCTCTTGCCAGGGTATTAGGAAGGACAGGAAAAGTAGGAGGAGGATCTGCGGCATTGCCCTAGGAAATGAAAGAATTGTGTATAGAATGAAAGGGGGATCATCAAGGACATGTATCTCAAATTTTATTTGAGATGCAGGTTAGTTGACCTTGCTGCAGTTCTCGTTCCCATTAATTCATTGGGATGGAAGCCAAAAATAAAAGAGGTGCCTCTGAGGATTAGGGTTGGGCACTCAAGGGAAAGATGGAGTAGAGGGCAAATTGCAAAGGTTGTTGCACTCCTGAAATTCTATTAACATTTCGGCAGAAGATGAGTAGGGAGATGCTGCCTTCCCTTTTGAGATAGTGTCGAAAAACACTAGATAGTGTGAGAGGTTCCTTTCTGTCCACTGAAACAAGGCTAAGGATACTACCAACTACTCCCACCACGACCATTGTACTGACAACAATTGAATGCAGTCTCCCTGCAGGGCAGATTATGCCAGGTACTTTACATTCATTGATCCCATTTGACATTCACACCAAAGCTCTGAgttccattttacagctgaagaaattgAAGCTTAGAGAAATTAAGAAGCTTGTTTAAgtttacacagctagtaagagttttaaaaatctctgcGCAGAAGTGTTGGCTGGGTGCTCTCCCCACCACTACCCTCGTAAACTTCCAGGAAGATTGGTTGAAAGTCTGAATAAAAGCTGTCCTTTCCTACCAatttcctccccctcctcactCTCACAAGAAAACCAAGAGTTTCTCTTTAGAGTTGTTGACTCGTACTACAGTAAAGGGTGGAGGTGATATGGCATTCTGAAAGTAGGGAGGGACTAAGTCAGTCGTCATACTAAACACAAATCCCAGTACCCTTTCCTTATTTAGCTACCAGAATGATGACAGACAGACTCAAACCCTGTCAAGACAGGACCCTGGAGGATCCTTCTATGGGGAAACTATATAATCTGAAAAAAAGGCTGACAGATACAAATAGTTGAGGATCCTTCAACACAAAAGCTGAGTGTCTGCCCTATTACTCACCTGACGACGAAGCCCACAATGCAACAAATCCCTTCCACTCACAGCATTTGGTCAACCTGTCAGAGCCTCATTTTTAATTGTGAACAATAGTCAATGAACACAATACATTTGAGGGAAAGGCCGTAACATGAAAGGCACCAACAAATAAATGTGAGAGTAGATAGAGACCTTCTGAGTATAAAAGTTCCTCCAAAATAAGAGATTAAACCAAGATAGAGGAAAACACAGTAGCTGGGAAACAAGGAATCCAACACAGGAGAAAGTGAAGAGAATTCCCAGGATGTTGGTGTGTAGCAGGCTTAGAAAGCAACTCATTCATGTTGGAGCAGGACTCTTAAAGGACTCTAGGAGAGATGTcttccagaaaaagaagaaattaattgaTTCATACACATTGAGAGGGATTTAGATTTCTCTTGCAGAGATTGAGATAAACTAGtcataaatacatagaaaaataagCAAGTAAAAACACAATACAGTTTTTAAGTGCTAGAGGAAAAGAAACTTTTGTATTAGAAAGGAAATATAACCACAGTGCACTACATGGCTCAGCTGTGAATAATATTTACATAGAGGATAATGTGAATATAATAGTCTCCCAttatctgtggttttgctttctgcagttcAGTCACAGCCAaccagtctgaaaatattaaatggaaaattccagaaataattcttAAGTTTTAAAACGTGCTGTTTTGAGTAGCATGTTGAAATCTCACGCTATCCCCCTCCACCCATGTTCTGGGCAGGGCAAAGTGGGATGGTGTGAGATTTCTCCAGTGGATCCACAATGTATATGCTACCCACCCATGAGTCACTTAGTCATTATCCGGTTGCTCAGACCAACTGTTGTGGTATAACAGTGCTTGTGTTAAAGTCACTCTTATTTTACTTACTAATGTCCCCAAAGCataagagtagtgatgctggcaaatAAGATACgccaaagagaagctgtaaagTGCTTCCTCTAAcagaaaaggtgaaagttcttgacttaataaggaaagaaaaaaaacacatgctGAAGTTGCTAAGATCTACAGTAAGAACAAATCCATCTGTAAAATTGTGAAGAAGGCAAAAGAAATTTGTGCTAGTTTTGCTGTTGCACCTCAAGctgcaaaaattatttattacacCCCACAGTGTGTGATAAACACTTAGTTAAGATGAAAAGGTATAAAATTTATGGgtggaagacatgaacagaaatgtgttccAATTGACAGCAATCAGGTTTGGTACTATTCGGGTTTGGTGCTATTCGTATTCAGGGTCTTGGAATGCAACTCCCACAGATAAGGGGGTGCTGCTGGAGTGAAATACTGTGATACAACCTTTTTTCCAGGAAATGAAGGGAGAAGATGTGCACGTGTGTGGGAGAGGTATAAGAGACCTATGTTGCCATATTCCATCACACAAAATGCATAATAACTAAATCTGGAAAATGATGAATAGCTGTACAACCATATTATTTAGCAATAGGAGGTAAATACAGgtagaagcagaagaaagaatgggCAGGGGTTACCTCTATGgagaagctggggtgggaggataggGTGGGGActtcccattttaaaaactgtgtaatTACCTAACTTGTGAATATGTATttctgaagtaaaataaaaattaagttaaaattaaattttaaaattcaaactaattctgagttgttttttaaaacaaaaacaaaaaaagacaagaaagccCATCAGAAATGGAAACTGAACATtgacagaagaaaggaaagcaggaaaGGACCAGAGCTGGATTTGGGTTCTTGAGAGAAGCCCATCTAGTCCTGCCATGGGAGGCAAGTCCTCTCTTGGGGTGAGGAAAGTCACTTTCTGGGGTTAGAGAGATTTGATATGTTACTTGGGATATTTTtagttgcaagtaacagaaaa
Above is a window of Pongo pygmaeus isolate AG05252 chromosome 14, NHGRI_mPonPyg2-v2.0_pri, whole genome shotgun sequence DNA encoding:
- the CYSLTR2 gene encoding cysteinyl leukotriene receptor 2 isoform X1 is translated as MLTNHLLGMERKFMSLNPSISISEMEPNGTFSNNNNSRNCTIKNFKTEFFPIVYLIIFVWGVLGNGLSIYVFLQPYKKSTSVNIFMLNLAISDLLFISTLPFRAYYYLRGSNWIFGDLACRIMSYSFYVNMYSSIYFLTVLSVVRFLATVHPFRLLHVTSIRTAWILCGIIWILIMASSIMLLDSGSEQKGSVTSCLELNLYKIAKLQTMNYIALVVGFLLPFFTLSICYLLIIRVLLKVEIPESGLRVSHKKALTTIIITLIIFFLCFLPYHTLRTLHLATWKVGICKDRLHKAVVITLALAAANTCFNPLLYYFAGENFKDRLRSALRKGHPQKAKTKCAFPVSVWLRKETRV
- the CYSLTR2 gene encoding cysteinyl leukotriene receptor 2 isoform X2; this translates as MERKFMSLNPSISISEMEPNGTFSNNNNSRNCTIKNFKTEFFPIVYLIIFVWGVLGNGLSIYVFLQPYKKSTSVNIFMLNLAISDLLFISTLPFRAYYYLRGSNWIFGDLACRIMSYSFYVNMYSSIYFLTVLSVVRFLATVHPFRLLHVTSIRTAWILCGIIWILIMASSIMLLDSGSEQKGSVTSCLELNLYKIAKLQTMNYIALVVGFLLPFFTLSICYLLIIRVLLKVEIPESGLRVSHKKALTTIIITLIIFFLCFLPYHTLRTLHLATWKVGICKDRLHKAVVITLALAAANTCFNPLLYYFAGENFKDRLRSALRKGHPQKAKTKCAFPVSVWLRKETRV